The Struthio camelus isolate bStrCam1 chromosome W, bStrCam1.hap1, whole genome shotgun sequence sequence ATTCCTAaaacaattaacttttttttttcagtttgaacatTGCACTGATGTGTGTATACTGTGTAGCAGCTCCTACTGTCTTTCCCTTCTATGAATACAGCTAGGATTAAGACTGGAAACGCTAACTGTATCCACTGAGAATTAGTTTCTCTAACAATCTGACAGTAGCTGAGATTCattcttgggggtttttttgtttttttggtttttttgttttttttttttactccttccAACTATAGGACCCTGACAAGTAACTTTAGGTTGCAAAATTGGTAAACTTGTACCAAAATTTTACAGATTGTTTTCATAGCACGGTTGCCTATTGCAAAGATTGAGTCCAGTGTCTGCCTGCTTTAAGTTACTTACAGCATTATTATTGCTCTCATAGTCATATTACAAAACTGCCTTTTAAATGCTGCATTCTTTCTAggacctttctttctttttcggGAGGTAAAACTTCCAAAAAATTCACAGTATAATTGAGCTTTAAACGCATTGGGAAATGTATGTAAATAATAaatgattaatattaaaaatgcaataaaacaaCTCCCAGAGAAAACACAGGCAGTCTAGCAAGATTATCAATGCAACTGCAGTTTAAGAttgatctctctttctctcatggCTAAGGCCTTCTCAAAGGATTAGCAACTCTTTCTTCCTTTATGCAGCATAATAAATTGATTTATTCTCTCTTGAAATTAAATTTGTAGCAGAAATCTTTTAACAGTACTGACACGAAAATATTGAAGTATTGTACGAAGTACTGCTGTTCTGTTGCCCTTTTTAGGATAAGATATATGGAGACTTAGGGACTTACGACAGTAGAAACCTGTCAGCTAATTATCTCTTTTGCACTTCCCTTTTTTAGTTGATGTGATCTtgggggaggtgggcaggaggtgcagcaTACAGAAGTGCCTCTGGACACAGGCTGCCCAAGATAGGTTGGTCATGCCTTATTTTTGTACTGTCTTGTGCAGTCATTACTGCAAATGCTCAACATCGTGACGCTCAGTAACTTTGATATTGGTGCACTTAGAATTGTACTGGTATTTTGCTCATTGCCTCAAGAAACCTTTCCATAGAGATTTTCCTAATAATGTactaaatatatttgcatttgtatCATGAGGCTTTCAAGGAAATAAGGAAACAGTTtgaacaagcttttaaaaaacgAAGGTAAGAAGCTAGCGGTAGGTAGTAAAATGATGGATTCGAGCgaaatatttctgaagtgttGTCTCATTCGTCAGAACCATCTAAAGGGCCACCTATATGGAGGATCATTGATGCTTCTCGCTCACCAGCTTTCTGGACTGTGCATCTGATGTGGAAGGTAAAGCAAAGTGATAAACTGCAGGATTTGAGCATTGTTTTACAcgtgatttgaaatgaaaaacctTTACCCCAACAAATTTGAGTAGATAGCTGGAGTGGTGCAGGTTTTATTGACACTGGAAGTAACCTTAATTTTTCATAGCTACCTATTATAAGAGGTACGCTAAACAGGTAGGTACAAATGCCATCAGTTAACTGGCAAGCATCAGCAAACTAGAGTATACAGCATCTACTTTAGCACGATCTGTTCTGATTCCTCACCTACTGTCTTTAAGTAGCCTGTGGAATTAGAAGCTTTCACTTGAACAAAGTAAGCTTTCATGTTAAACTTTGTGCTGTATCCTGCAGCTTTTTAACACTGGTTGGACAGTGATCCTGTAGCTTCTAAACCCGTTAAGCCCTAAAGATGTTCCAGAGACCAGATTTATTAAATACAGCATTGTGCTTTTGCATGCAGTAGTTTTTTGCAGCTAGCTGACAAATTAGTACAAAGTTGAGAAACTGAATGCAATTATGGTCAGTCCTCATCTCTTGCTTTCTTCTAGTCTGTGAACTTTGTGTCAAATTTGAcctagctgtctttttttttttaaccccattCCTAGATGTCTTGGGTGAAGTTATGTGTATATTGATACTGCATGATTTTCTGCTCTAACTCATATACCCTACATGCCACTTTTGAAATTATTAATTAGTTCAGCATCTGAGGCCAAGCAATTAGCTTAGCAGACTCGTGCTACTGCTAAACTACTAAGTTTACCTTTTTCAACAATTTTCTCTAAGTTATCTGAAAACTAATACTGTTACAAATAataaacagattttctttctgcatgtaGTAAAAGAAAACTACTTATGCAGTTTTATATTCAGATGCAGCCCAGATTATGACTTGAGATTTGTTTTATACCATTGTGCTGTGAAAGCACACAAAATGCACATTTCAGCCACATGTGTATTGCAATCTTGACAGAAGAGATTTTATTAGATTACTGTATGGGATTGTGAGTGAAGAAAAGAAGGATTTAAACAAGAAATGGCTCTGGAAATTACTGCTTTGCAGAAATGAACTCTGAATTTGCACGTTTCTTAAACACTTAGCTATTCAATCTATATAACTTGTTTTGCTCTCAAGCATTTAAGCTAAGTTTCAAAGACAGTAAAAGTTAAGTAATATTAGTTCTGTATCGGTCTAACAATAGATATATTTCTAACAGGCCTTGGAGCCATTTGAAACCAATGGAATAATCTTGGGGTATGAGGTGACTGTCAAAGCTAAATCACCTCCCTCCCGTCCACCAGAGAAATACAATGTTAATACAACCAGCCTTACCCTAAAGCTGCCAAACGGAACTTATGAAGTGACTGTGATTGCCCATAACAGAGCCGGGCCATCCCCTTCATCAGTTTTACTTATTCCAGCAAGGAATTCAAAAGGTTCGTTTCCTAGCACTCTTTCTTAACAAATGCTATGCTGACACATTTGAAAGTTATTAGAAATCTTCAGTGTTGTAAAATTATACCTTTTGCATCAGTACATGATTACAGAACCACTGGATATGTGATATTTCCCTAGACATTGTATGTTGCAACTTCCACAAGTATTCCATTTGTTGCTCATGTTCCACTTCCTTGTATAGTAGTAGTAGCTACAGGTTGATTGCTCCTCATTTCTGGCAGTCTGACTGATGAGTACAGCTTCTTTTTAAACATTCCGAACACTACTTGTACAGGCAACAAAAAATAAGCATGCTGACAGATCTGCTGCTTTTAGTATAACTACTGAAAGAGAGCCACAGGTTCTAAAGCTGCTAGATCAGTTAATTAAGAGTGTCAGTTAAGAGTGTTAATATACTCTGTGTTTCACACGACAGAGTAGCATTGCAGCCAGGCGTGTTTGGTCAGGTATATGAGTTGAGGGTTAGAATGTGAATTCAAAGTGTGTCAAGATCTGATTTCCTTCTGAAATAGACCCTTTCTGTTGGAAGAAACTTTACTGTGCAATAAGAATACTTGCTGTATTTGAGAACAGAGAAGCTGAGTGCACTTTCCAGTTTTTAGATAGCCTAATACTGCTTAATTCGAATCTCTGACAAAGATTCAAATGCTAGCTTCCAAATTTCAAAAAATGGCTTTTACATTTAGTTAGGTTCTGTCAAATTATCACCCTTACAATAACCATAAGTATCCACATTTGACAAAATAGCTATTACTATGCATGTCTACTGAAAGAACTGTCAACATTTAACACTTTTCTTTCGTCTCAGCTCCTGTGAAGAATATTAGAACACTTCCTAAAGATGGCAAGCTATGGGTAGGGTGGACTGCTCCTAACAGTTACGTTCTCAAATACGTAATTGAATGGTGTCTGGTGTCGAACAGCTCAGACTGTGCCACAGAGTGGCAGAATGAACCAGGGAATGTTCAAGGAACGTACTTAAAAGGTATTCaactcataattttaaaaatacattgcagaACACTCTTAAAAACCTGGTGAATGTTCTCAAAGTGAATCTGCTGATGCAGATTACAATTTTGTTGTGGGACGGGAATCTGGGATAGAGTTAAGGGCTACTGTTAGTTGGGCATGAGGGCTTGGAAGTACCTGCATATTTTTGCCAAATATAAAACTGTATCTAGTCTTGCATTTTGAAATTCATGTTATATAACAGCAAggtttttatctttgttttgtttttaatctccttATTCTGAGAAactcttaaaacaaagaaaagcgtTCCTTCAAAATTATATTCTCTGATCCCTCTTTTGGTTCAAACAGTGAAACTTGTTCAGCTTTGCAGTCCTTTTCAGATTATAATCAGTAGGTCAAATGTATAATTTTTGGAGTCACAAAGTTGCAGACAGATGAGGgcttcttattttaagaaaaatttagaaaaacaaaaacttctaTGAAGTCTATTTATTATCTTCAAAATTTGAATGTGAACTCCTTTATTGTTCCTCTAGCTAGTTCCTTGCGACAGTATATCAGTGAGTCCTAGAAAAAAGGAGTCAACTGATTTAGGTGTAAAGGCATCTAATAAAATAGCCAGAACTCTAGACCTAAGATGAATGGTGAGGAATTTTAGTGTctaaaacaacatatttttaaattctcttatTAGGTGATATAAAGCCATTCAAGTGTTACTTGATAACTGTGTACCCTCTATATGCTGATGGTCAAGGAAGTGGACAGTCTGTGAAGGCTTACCTTCAGCAGGATCGTAAGTACAAAACTTGGCTAAAATCATTAGACCTTTGCTTTAATGTGGAGTACATAATGAAAAATTATCCTACTCGTGAGGATCATCTGTCATAATTTCACCCCCTCCCTTAACACATGTTCTACCAACTTACAATATTTAGGAGTTACACAGAGGTCTATAACTGACCCTTTCATTTTGTAAACTTTTATCAGATAATTTGGTGCatgactttgtttttattttattggtatAGTAATATTTCTGTGCTGATTTATTTTAGGTCTCAAGTATGAAGTTAAGATTAATTGACAAACCTGAACTGAAAATTTCATGTGATCTGCTGATTactgtttttcatgtatttttaaaaagtttttgttgTGAAATATCTTTGGAGTAGATATACTGACTGAAAATAATGCTTTGTAGATCAAATTCAGCTATTCCACTGAAATTTTTGTGCAATAGCAACTCAGTGCTCATTAATATACTGCTTTTATGGATGAGACCCTAACAGAACCTAATCTTCATTTCCCAATACAGGTCCTTCAAAAGGACCAACTGTTCAGACgaaaaaagtaggaaaagctGAAGCTGTTTTGACATGGAACCATCTCACAGTGGATGAGCAAAATGGGTTTATCAGAAGTTACacaatattttataaaactgtTGATGGAAATGAAACAGGTAACAGAAAGTAGAGAACTGCTTTGTAACACTGAAATATTCATCTGCTTCCTTCCTCATATAtgttcctgaaaaacaaaatagagaCTCACGTGTGGTTGACACTCTGttcaaagacaaaaagcagatgTCTGAGGTGTGTGGTTTGCATGAGACATACACTGGAACACCTGTAGCTCTGCTACATGCCAAACAGAAAAGTCCCTAATAAAGAATTCATATCGCTCAGTCTGTTCTAAGGTTCTAAGTTTAGTTTCTGAAAGTTGATTTGCAAGTATTTTGCCCCTATCTTTCTATCTAAATACAGGAGAAGATGGTGGTATAGCAAGATAAATCTAGACCATTCAAGATAGAAATGAGTTGCATGTATTTAACTATGATAAACCCTTACACAGAAATGGATTTCTAATCTTGATGCTCTAAGTTAACATATTGCTGATTTGAGACACATTCTATGATGTGCTTTTTAGTTATTACTATTGCAGGCACAGACAGGGTGTTGCACTAtcagatattttgttttcttttttagatcTGCTTAAAGCAGAAGGGCCAGTCACTTATGCCTACACTAGTTTGAATTTCTAGATAAGCATGTGTCCTGCTTATTAATTAGCAGGCCTTTAAGACTGGCAGCTTTACTACTGGTTTATTTTATAGCCGCTTTTTGAAAAACACATTAAAGAAGTTAAAAGTTAACAGTATCAAGAGAGAGACTAAATCAGTCGATTCAAAACCCTTACACAGAAACAAATGAATCTCAGCACTCCTTATACAAGTTGCTAGTTTTGctatttctgttgtattttcctTGCAGCCATGCATTCCTCTAAAACAGTTTTGTACGCGTGAAGTCGTGGCGACTGTGTTTGTGCAGATCTAATAATTTGTACAGAAAACTGATATacgtttttttcctctatttagcTGTGACAGTGGATCCTTCCAAGACAGAATATACCCTTTCTTCTCTAGCCAGTGACACATTGTATACTGTGCGGATGATGGCATACACAGATGAAGGAGGCAGGAGTGGTCCTGATTTTACATTTACTACACAAAAATTTGGTAAGAGAGCGGCAAAATTAATAGAAGTAGGAGGTAATGTTGCAACAGTGTAGCAAAACTCAGTTCAAGACCTGGTAGGAGGGGaaggtaattttatttaaaaagattattcCAGTCACATTGTTATACTTGCAAGCGATTCTTTGCAATTGTACAGAGGAAAAGGGACACCATCTGTCCTCTGCAGGTCTCCTAgattggggttttgtttgtttgtttgtttgtacccCTCAGGAGCTGACCCTGATTAATCTTTTCTCCAGCAGTCATTAGGATTTACTCACTGCCTTTGCCTTCTTATCTGATGGCTTCAACCTGGTCTTTAAGACACGATGGCTGGAAGATAATGGCCTGAGTCTTTGTTTTTAGTCTGAGTGTAGATTGGCCTTTGTTATCCTCATCAGGGGGTCCTGAGAAGCTGCGGAGAGGTGTGCTTGCGATCTTGGCCTGCTAATCTTGATGTTGATCGGCACATGCCATTCTTAAAATCCTCCTTTGGCTTCCAGTCTTACATTCCTATTCACATCACTGCTAAAGTCTCTGTTGCAATTCTCTACAGAAGCTTGTTTTGAAGAGTTAAATATCCATTTATTGTGTGTGTAGCTTTAGAGAGTGCTTTCTGTTGTAGTggtaagagaaacaaaattaacTGAGCTCTGGTTTGGAAAGTACTTTTTTAGATTTataattttttgatattttattctgTATAGCTTTACTCTTCCCTAAACTTTCTGTAAGGTTTACTTAAAACTGTGTATAACATACAGGAAGGAATAGGTTACAATAATGCAGCCTTTAGTGTTTGCAAGCAGAGGATATTTTCACGTATAAAGTAAATGGATGGATGACTAGTGGCTATGCTTGCTTTAGCCATTTGACCATACCATTGATATGACAGCTGGTAGGCCACTAGAACAGTTGGACCACAGATACATTCATACAGATGTTACTGTCATATCTGTCTAAAGTGTAAAATTACTTGCTCCATCAGTATTACGGCTTCTAGAGCAACCTGCCATTTTTATTGATGCTTGCCTTATTGTTTGGATGCAGCTTTTCATGGTTCCCCCAACAGGCTTTTCCACAGAGTGAAAAGGCTCTTCTGTAGATGAATCTTTCAGAGTAAGCCCTGTGGTTATATCCTCTTTCAgattctctctgtctctgtgggaATGCTTACTGTAACTGAGTTCCTTAAATACTATAGAAAGAGCTATAACtgcttattttacttttttcagggaaaggagaaattgAAGCCATAGTTGTACCTGTGTGCCTAGCTTTCCTGTTGATTGTACTCcttggagttttgttttgctttaacaaaCGTGACTTGTAAGTATAAATGAAGTACATTTCTCTTATGCTTTTGATATTTCTGAGCATGACAGAGACATGGCCATAATTATAAGCAAATAAACGCCCTGTACTTCAGTGAGGAATGAAAGGTAAAACTCTCATACGTTGATTGGTGATAGTAATGTCTGTTTTCCTTGAGAAACTGGAAAGTTCTATGATACTGATTCTACTTCTTACCTACTGTTAATGATTAGCACTCAAACTTTGCTCTTCTAGCTAAGTTTTGGTTAGGATTAGGTGTGTTAGGTTTTGGTCAGGATATACTGTCTCTTTTTATTGTTAATGTATTCATCATATGAAAATGATGAGCATCATTTTGTGAGGCACAGAAGAACCTGTTTTATGGCTCTATTTGAGCTATTTAATTAGTGTTTTAGCAAACATTTTTAAgctttgcaactgaaaaaattAGGCAGATGTCTTATCTTGCATAACCTCTGTCAAATTCCGTTCCTGTTTAGTAGTTGCTGGTGAacaccttcctgtccttcctcctcttctgtgcCCTTTACCCTAGAGCTCTTATCTGGTGGCTTTAGCTAAGAGCTTATTGCTGAAGCCTTTCGCCTGGTAAAGAGCAGCACCTTTCACATGTTCCCCATCAGACATCTTTTCTTTCCGGTTAAAGACAGCACTTTATGCCCTTTTCCTTCTTACCTTTCTGCTTCTCCTAACACTAGTTCTTAGTGGACTTCAGTTGAAAAGCCCATCTCGCAACACATTAAGACTTTTCCTACAGAGAATCTGTTTTTGGAGCCTGTGTATGGAGTAAAGAGTAGGACTGATGAATCTATTTCAAAGTAAAAGTTTAGTTGAGGTATTTTATTTGTGACCTAGAGAAACTTCTGCTGTTAAATaagttattacatttttaaatttaagagttcagactttaaaaagattaagcaattttttctttaaatgtttttcatgctttttcattttgcgAAGGTTTAATGTTAATGACAGCTGTGATATGCCTCTGTATTTAAGAATTCAGTTATACTGAAgtagcaaaaatgtatttttatattgctaTGCCTCATAGTCTCCACTTCAAATGATTGCTCTGCAGCTTCTAGAACGCTATACATTTGaaatcctctctctccctttgccaTGTGTGGATTTGCCTTCTTTATAATGTGGGTACAGCTAATGCGTGGAGGAGTTGTAAGTGCAATGCCGATTTTACTATGTAATACAGCTTCTTACAAAGATGTAAGGAATTGCAGGAAGTGTTTCTATATGGAAATGCAAAAATGGGCTCACACTTGAAAAATTGCTGTGTAAGGGACCGGTGTCCTGGATTATTGAATGCTTACTACCAATTTGAGGAATTTGAGGAGTGCATCTTTTAACTTTATTCTATTTCTAATCCTCTACAGAATTAAAAAGCATATCTGGCCTAATGTACCTGATCCATCCAAGAGTAATATTGCTCAGTGGTCCCCTCAAGTTCCAGCTAAGGTATCATTCATTTTTCTGCATCCTCTATCTTGGTCCATAAGGTTTTAAATAAACTGACCAGTGGGAATCTTCTCCCTTCTAGCGCACacacagatttcagaaaaaaaaaccctgaatgttAAGTTTCTTGATATTACAATATGATATGGGTAGAAGACTTTATTGCAGCAATAGATTGAGCATTATGGATATATGTCCTTCGCAGAAGCTCACAGCATAGAGCAGGCTTTAACATTGGGCCTTAAATTCAGTTTACTAGCTTGAAGGGTCAAGCACACTAATTATTTTATTCAGCCACAGGAAATCAGGATTAGGTCAACGGAATTCTTCGTTCTCATTCATAAAACCTTAAAGTTACTTGTTTGTACAATAAAGTAATGAATGAGAGAAACCTCTAACAGAGCTACTCTTGgatgaggaaagcagcagcaagttTTATGCCCTGTGTGGAATGGAGGACACAGCAAATTCTTTTCAAGAAGCTTATTACCAGCTTCTGTGAAAAAGTGCTTTGATGCTGAATGTGCTATTGGAAGTAGTGTATTTATGTATGGCCTCAATCCGGAATATGCCTATGCTGCACAATGAATGGGATGGTGTTTACAGCACTTCAGAACAATTGAAATTAGAGAAAAGCTTGCATGCAATTATAGTTTTAGAGTGTCTGTGTAATAAAGACTTTGTACTGTACTTTGTACAGCTGCATCCTTCATTTGGTAACAGATACTTGGGAGATACTGCCAAGTTCTATAAGAAGGCCACTTATATAATAATCTCAAGGCAGTTACAGGGTAGGAACTGAGATATtaacgtacttttttttttaaacttacttaaCCATTGTCTTAGgcaaaatcaatttatttctttcagcatAACTTTAGTTCCAAAGATCAGATGTACCCAGAAGGCAGCTTTACCGATGTAAGCGTCGTAGAAATAGAAGCTGATGACAAGAAGTCTTTTTCAGAACAGGATTTAAAACCCTTTGActtgcttaaaaaggaaaaaagtacttcAGAAGGGCACAGCAGTGGTATTGGAGGATCCTCGTGCATGTCTTCTCCTAGACAAAGTGTCTCTGACAGCGATGAAGGTGAAACTACACAAAACACTTCAAGCACTGTACAGTATTCTACTGTAGTACTTAATGGCTACAGAGACCAAACACCTTCTGTACAAGTCTTTTCAAGATCTGAATCCACACAGCCACTGCTAGATTCAGAAGAGAGATCAGAAGATCATGCTGGAGGGAATGACAGTACAACACAGAGGCATCAGTATTTCAAACAAAATTGTGGTCAGGATGAAGCCAACACAGACAGGCCATGCTTCGAAAGAGCAAAGCAAATTACTCCTGCTAATGAGGAGGATCTTGTTGGATTTGCACAGCTGCAGATCTCAGGTCAGAATTCACAGCCCTTGGGCCTTGGGCTGGAAAAAAATATCCAGGAAGGTGCTCTGTTAAATGTTATAGAGACAAGTACTGAGGGACAAACTGTGAGACCTGAAACAGTGGAGGGAAATCCAGCATCAGCTGATGAGATGCCAAAAAGTTACCTCCCACAGACTGTGAGACAAGGGGGTTATATGCCTCAGTGAGGGAAGAGACTGGCTCTATTAGGCCTTCATTAGTGCCTGTTCACACTTTCTCCTGTGTTTCTGATAAATTAAGCTAAATATTTTTTATCTGAATGcagataaaaatattgaaatttaaGTGAAGAATAATTTGACAAAGTATGTAAGGACTGTGTTTCTGTGGAAAATTTGCAGTCCAGACCTACTGGAGACTTACTTTATGCACTACATAAAATCTTACTTGTCTGAATAGCTGAACAAGCCTTTGTGCTACCTTGCTTTTTTGTGTCGTGTTGTATCAGATTTACACATGATTGAAAATAAGCATTTCAACTAATCATATCAGCCAACAGACCTCCTAGAAGAAATACTTCAAGATTTGTAACAGTGTAGACAGCCAGCTTTTATTGTTTGGAGCGTCTTCATGTAAAAGTAAGACTTGAGGTTTACTATTCTAATGCGGGGAAGAATACTTAAACTGTACATTTTTCAGTAGCGTGATTGACTTTCTGAATTCTGATTTGGCCCAGTGTCATAATTCCTAAATTATGCAAATTATGTTCACCCCCAtttaaaaactgaacagaaaatgtaatggtgtgcaaacagaaaaaaaatgccatgatTGCTTGACTCTGAATGCTACTGTAGTAATCAGTATTCTGcttatatacagatatatgtgCACATAAACTATAACTTGGCTTAAAACGTGCCTTGCAACTTGTTGCACAGCAATTCAGTCTTCATGTTTGAAAGTTAAAAATCcagatgaaaacttttttttttcttaaaggatttCTACCCAAATTCCTGTCTAATTATACCACAGCTCTTTGGTCACCTAAGATGCCTTTATTTAAGAAGTACACCTTTGCCATACACAGCTTGAGGCAAGTAATGAGCTGTaaccatttaatatttttctaagtaTGCTTAGGAGAAAAGCAATGTGATCTCCTTCCTTCTTGACAGCAAAGATTAGTATGTTGTAACTTCACTGCTAACACCCAAGGACTTCCTTGAAACTGAAAGGAGCAAAAACCAAAGCATTGATGACTGATGCTATGGGGGCGGTACCCTATACCTTGAACTTTAAAGTTAATGAGAACTGGCAGTATGTAGCTgttgttcttcttcttttttttttttttttttttttgttaatgtctCATTTCCCTCCTGTTCATAGAGTTTGCATCTTAttcaagaaaatgtatttcttgaaGATGGTCACTACTAGGGTTTAAGGAAATAgctagctctttaaaaaaaaaaaaaaaaaattgaacaccTTCCCTGATGATAAAGTTTTATGGTACTCCTATAGATTAATTTAACTTAGTCTAGTCAGCTTTCTAATCTGAGATTATAAAATCTTATTTCAAAACACTGTGTGCTGTGTTGTGAGAATACAAGGGTTTTATTTCTCCTTCAGCAGAAGATCTATATATATAAGACCTCCTGAAACTTCTCGTGCTGTGAGCTTTGGTGCTGCTGTTCTAAACGCCCTTGCTGGAAGGCCGTGGAAAGATAGGTGTCAGTGTACTTTTAACTTCCCTTGTTCCTTTTCTGCCAGCTTGCATTGAAGGACTGATGTAAATATAAGTGTTCATGTGTCTTCTGTTGTTGTTGCAAAGAAACTAGATGCTAGAGTAAATTTATACGATTATCCTTTGAAGTCGCTGCTATTCAAAATAGATATAAAGAGTTAAATCTTTAATAATGtcattttattcagtattttgcaATTCCTTTCTCCCAACAGCACATTCATTTTAATGAACAGCTTCTAATATTTTTAGTATctaggcaccttttttttttttttttaaactaagtgcTTAATGTAACTA is a genomic window containing:
- the LOC138060929 gene encoding interleukin-6 receptor subunit beta-like; its protein translation is MFSGWNWVAHGLYLFLNICSLEVSGGLVQSCGHIIPESPVLALGSNFTALCILNESCLDFGNIYASQIIWKIKNRLVPKEQYHEINRTVSSVTFNDTSSLATPLTCNILADGQIEQNIYGIAVTLGLPPEKPKNLSCIVHQVSKLTYPMTCTWNPGRHTFLDTHFRLKYRWPREDFPDCIPKDVNNSCTIADVQFFVNLEVWVEAANALGKAESDRLVFDPIEIVKPLSPHNLSVNSGILPTVLKLSWENRISAAVMKLKFNIRYRIISETNWMEVPPEDTASPRTSFSVQGLRPYTEYVFSIRCMKEDGVGYWSDWSEEKNGVTTEDKPSKGPPIWRIIDASRSPAFWTVHLMWKALEPFETNGIILGYEVTVKAKSPPSRPPEKYNVNTTSLTLKLPNGTYEVTVIAHNRAGPSPSSVLLIPARNSKAPVKNIRTLPKDGKLWVGWTAPNSYVLKYVIEWCLVSNSSDCATEWQNEPGNVQGTYLKGDIKPFKCYLITVYPLYADGQGSGQSVKAYLQQDRPSKGPTVQTKKVGKAEAVLTWNHLTVDEQNGFIRSYTIFYKTVDGNETAVTVDPSKTEYTLSSLASDTLYTVRMMAYTDEGGRSGPDFTFTTQKFGKGEIEAIVVPVCLAFLLIVLLGVLFCFNKRDLIKKHIWPNVPDPSKSNIAQWSPQVPAKHNFSSKDQMYPEGSFTDVSVVEIEADDKKSFSEQDLKPFDLLKKEKSTSEGHSSGIGGSSCMSSPRQSVSDSDEGETTQNTSSTVQYSTVVLNGYRDQTPSVQVFSRSESTQPLLDSEERSEDHAGGNDSTTQRHQYFKQNCGQDEANTDRPCFERAKQITPANEEDLVGFAQLQISGQNSQPLGLGLEKNIQEGALLNVIETSTEGQTVRPETVEGNPASADEMPKSYLPQTVRQGGYMPQ